One window from the genome of Acinetobacter sp. ANC 7912 encodes:
- a CDS encoding DUF3336 domain-containing protein, whose product MLFKDFNTHINPHQTYRIKKLKQQLENAETYEEWKYIALKLDEETGAQEWKLDNSSLYFDAEVIAHRLGKLRRYRMQHRTKDLMYILREGLSYDIANIAHPLLFIETYVGTKKIIEDYVEEVSKCLAYIASDQCECLTVEEKIEFFERCQHAYGQPALMFSGGATLGLFHTGVCKALMEQDLMPKVVSGSSAGAIMTAMLGVSKPSEYADILKGHNFFNEAFHFRKFRELMKGNGGFADVKYLKKFLVENLGNFTFEEALKNSGLHINIAVAPYDASQDSRIMNAYTSPDLLVWSAVLASCAVPILFPPVRLTSKRHDGKFTPYMGATRWVDGSVRSDFPQEKMARLYNINYTIASQVNPHIVPFMQDDASRFRKDMLSWPQRIARRQGKVFAKGLMDFTRERAGSIPPVRRLLDHGYGVVDQRYYGDVNIVGKYGLRHYTYMLQNPRPHLFKILQREGERATWPKISMIETQERVGKTIQHCLELLNFQNEPEEQTQEYIPVDI is encoded by the coding sequence ATGCTGTTTAAAGACTTCAATACCCATATCAATCCGCATCAGACCTATCGCATTAAAAAATTAAAACAGCAATTAGAAAATGCCGAGACCTATGAGGAATGGAAATATATTGCATTAAAACTGGATGAAGAAACTGGGGCACAGGAATGGAAGCTTGATAATTCTTCACTATATTTTGATGCAGAAGTGATTGCACATCGTCTGGGTAAATTGCGACGCTATCGCATGCAGCATCGCACTAAAGACTTGATGTATATATTACGTGAAGGGCTGAGCTACGATATTGCCAACATTGCCCATCCTTTACTGTTTATTGAAACCTATGTTGGTACCAAAAAAATCATTGAAGATTATGTTGAAGAAGTCAGTAAATGTCTGGCTTATATTGCGTCTGATCAATGTGAATGTTTAACAGTAGAAGAAAAAATCGAATTCTTTGAGCGCTGCCAGCATGCTTATGGTCAGCCAGCGTTGATGTTTTCTGGCGGCGCAACCTTAGGTTTGTTTCATACCGGTGTATGTAAGGCATTAATGGAACAGGATTTGATGCCCAAAGTGGTATCCGGTTCCAGTGCTGGTGCAATCATGACTGCCATGTTGGGTGTATCCAAGCCTTCTGAATATGCGGATATCCTGAAAGGGCACAACTTCTTTAACGAAGCATTTCATTTCCGCAAATTCCGTGAGCTGATGAAGGGCAATGGTGGCTTTGCCGATGTGAAATACCTAAAAAAATTCCTGGTCGAGAACCTGGGGAATTTTACCTTTGAAGAAGCACTGAAAAATTCAGGCTTGCATATCAATATTGCAGTTGCACCGTATGATGCATCGCAAGATTCACGCATCATGAATGCTTATACCTCGCCAGATTTGCTGGTTTGGAGTGCGGTACTGGCTTCTTGTGCTGTGCCAATCTTGTTTCCGCCAGTACGTCTGACCAGTAAACGCCATGATGGGAAATTCACGCCATATATGGGTGCGACACGCTGGGTGGACGGTAGCGTGCGCAGTGATTTCCCGCAGGAAAAAATGGCACGTTTGTACAATATCAATTACACCATTGCCAGTCAGGTCAATCCGCATATCGTGCCATTTATGCAGGATGATGCTTCACGTTTCCGTAAAGATATGCTGAGCTGGCCGCAACGCATTGCCCGTCGTCAAGGCAAGGTGTTTGCCAAAGGCTTGATGGACTTTACTCGTGAACGTGCTGGCAGTATTCCACCGGTACGCCGTCTGCTGGATCATGGTTATGGCGTGGTAGATCAGCGCTATTATGGTGATGTGAATATTGTCGGTAAATATGGCTTACGTCACTATACTTATATGCTGCAAAACCCGCGTCCGCATCTGTTTAAAATCCTGCAACGTGAAGGTGAGCGTGCCACCTGGCCGAAAATCTCCATGATTGAAACTCAGGAGCGGGTAGGCAAAACCATCCAGCATTGTCTGGAATTGTTAAATTTTCAAAATGAACCTGAAGAGCAGACCCAAGAATACATTCCCGTTGACATCTGA
- a CDS encoding protein kinase domain-containing protein, with protein MQTKARSLAFGRRLYRGRLGEQFYWLKVQQPDAALYSKQGFENEWNFYQSFLNNHEADFLTPYQLIDHEITVKDEQYQQGILLRDCPAHFAVSPHKLSLKQIQTHLLASLDAVMHLYQCGYLHADLKAEHFVQYEGRVRLIDFEQVRRFSDVPSQSLDATPRYMAPELFHGEAKTVQTEIYALGIIWLEWLMQTRLRAGDYEDWAYLHCRRLQIQLHTQFQLFQSVLEGMLAKQKANRFTDFKQIRSILFTVID; from the coding sequence TTGCAAACCAAAGCCCGTAGTTTGGCCTTTGGACGCCGTTTATATCGAGGCAGGCTGGGGGAGCAATTCTATTGGCTGAAGGTACAGCAGCCTGACGCAGCTTTATATAGCAAGCAGGGCTTTGAAAATGAGTGGAATTTTTACCAATCATTCTTAAATAATCATGAAGCTGATTTTCTCACTCCTTATCAGTTGATTGATCATGAAATCACAGTGAAGGATGAGCAATATCAGCAGGGAATTTTATTGCGAGATTGCCCTGCGCATTTTGCTGTATCACCGCATAAATTAAGCTTGAAACAAATACAAACTCATTTACTGGCAAGTCTGGATGCAGTGATGCATCTCTATCAATGTGGCTATCTACATGCCGATCTGAAAGCTGAACATTTTGTTCAGTATGAGGGTCGAGTCAGGTTGATTGATTTTGAACAGGTTCGACGATTCAGCGATGTTCCATCTCAAAGCTTGGATGCAACACCACGGTATATGGCGCCTGAGTTGTTTCATGGCGAAGCGAAAACAGTGCAAACGGAAATTTATGCACTGGGCATCATTTGGCTAGAATGGTTGATGCAAACCCGACTGAGGGCAGGTGATTATGAAGACTGGGCTTATTTACATTGTCGGCGCCTGCAAATTCAGTTGCATACTCAATTTCAGTTATTTCAATCGGTATTAGAAGGCATGCTTGCCAAGCAGAAAGCCAATCGTTTTACCGATTTTAAGCAGATTCGAAGTATTTTATTCACTGTAATTGACTGA
- a CDS encoding IS30-like element IS18 family transposase encodes MKKYTQLSQDERYEIYATLKSKSSIANLARELGRSRSTIYRELKRNTGQRGYRAQQAAKFASQRRYRPSSSMTAFAFAYIDYLIGLDWSPEQISGALTQRGWLDVPSHEWIYQYIYQDKSKGGKLHLHLRHQKKYRKRGYKNTDRRGQIIDKTSIHCRDQVIDQRQRLGDFEGDTVIGKHHKGALLTLVDRKSLYVHIVHLGSTRASSQTITCALDRLRMSHAYSVTFDNGKEFSEHKRITDAGIETYFADPYKSIQRARNENTNGLIRQYLPKSSSFDDVSNEQIEQIEFALNHRPRKTLGWYTPSEVMAGFYTVALAA; translated from the coding sequence ATGAAGAAATACACCCAACTTTCTCAAGATGAAAGATACGAAATTTATGCTACTTTGAAAAGTAAAAGCTCAATCGCTAACCTTGCTCGGGAGTTAGGGCGTTCACGATCAACCATCTACCGTGAATTAAAAAGAAATACTGGGCAACGTGGATATAGGGCTCAACAGGCAGCTAAATTTGCAAGTCAAAGACGGTACCGTCCTTCCTCATCAATGACAGCATTTGCCTTCGCCTATATTGATTATTTAATTGGCTTGGACTGGTCACCAGAACAAATTTCAGGTGCTTTAACACAACGCGGTTGGCTGGATGTACCTTCACATGAGTGGATTTACCAGTACATTTATCAAGATAAATCAAAAGGCGGTAAACTCCATCTACACTTAAGGCATCAGAAGAAATATCGAAAACGAGGTTACAAAAACACGGATCGTAGGGGGCAAATCATTGATAAAACAAGTATTCACTGTCGAGACCAGGTCATTGATCAACGACAACGTTTAGGAGATTTCGAAGGTGACACGGTGATTGGTAAACATCATAAAGGTGCTTTATTAACCCTTGTTGATCGAAAGAGCCTGTATGTACATATTGTTCATTTAGGATCAACGAGAGCATCCTCTCAAACGATTACTTGTGCGTTAGATCGTTTACGAATGAGCCATGCTTATAGTGTGACATTTGATAATGGTAAAGAATTTTCCGAACACAAAAGAATTACTGATGCCGGGATAGAGACGTATTTTGCTGATCCTTACAAGTCTATTCAGCGAGCTAGAAATGAAAATACGAATGGTTTAATCCGTCAATATCTGCCAAAATCATCATCGTTTGATGACGTGTCAAACGAACAAATAGAGCAGATAGAATTTGCACTCAACCATCGTCCTAGAAAAACGCTAGGTTGGTATACACCGAGTGAAGTTATGGCTGGTTTTTATACTGTTGCACTTGCCGCTTGA
- a CDS encoding IS5-like element ISAba12 family transposase translates to MKKPTHKIYRTTNWPAYNRALMSRGNIAIWFDPATQWYAPSKGKQGRNQTYSDAAIQCCLMIKSLFRLSLRMVTGFVQSLIKLCGLNWIAPDYTTLCRRQKHIDIVISYQKSSDGLHLLMDSTGMKFLGEGEWKRKKHGPEYRRQWRKLHIGIDAKTLQIRAVQLTTNNVSDSQVLGDLLNQIPQDEQINSVYTDGAYDTKQCRQVIADRQAHAVIPPRKNAKPWKDTKSSSLERNELLRTIKRLGRTLWKKWSGYHRRSLVETKMHCIKLLGDKLSARSFDSQVNEIHARVAVLNRFTELGRPLTQVTP, encoded by the coding sequence ATGAAGAAGCCTACACACAAAATCTACCGCACAACCAATTGGCCCGCATATAACCGAGCACTCATGAGTCGCGGAAATATTGCCATTTGGTTTGATCCTGCTACGCAATGGTATGCGCCATCAAAAGGCAAACAAGGGCGAAATCAAACCTACTCCGACGCAGCCATCCAGTGCTGCTTAATGATTAAATCCTTATTCCGTCTGTCTTTACGTATGGTTACTGGCTTTGTGCAAAGTCTGATTAAACTTTGCGGATTAAATTGGATAGCTCCAGATTACACCACGCTTTGTAGAAGACAAAAGCATATTGATATTGTAATCAGCTACCAAAAAAGTAGCGATGGGCTGCATCTACTCATGGACTCTACAGGCATGAAGTTTCTAGGTGAGGGCGAATGGAAACGCAAGAAACATGGACCTGAATATCGTCGCCAATGGCGTAAACTTCATATTGGTATAGATGCTAAAACCCTACAAATACGAGCAGTTCAGCTTACAACCAATAATGTCAGTGATTCACAGGTGCTTGGTGATTTACTTAATCAGATTCCACAAGATGAGCAGATTAACTCTGTTTATACCGATGGAGCTTATGACACCAAGCAATGCCGTCAGGTCATTGCAGATCGGCAAGCGCATGCGGTGATTCCACCTAGAAAAAATGCGAAACCATGGAAAGATACAAAGAGTAGCTCGCTAGAGCGAAATGAATTACTTCGAACAATTAAACGTTTAGGCAGGACACTATGGAAAAAATGGTCAGGCTATCATCGGCGAAGTTTGGTTGAAACTAAGATGCATTGCATCAAATTATTAGGAGATAAACTCAGTGCAAGGAGTTTTGATAGCCAAGTGAATGAGATCCATGCACGTGTAGCAGTCCTTAACAGATTTACGGAATTAGGTCGACCACTTACCCAAGTTACGCCTTAA
- the gloB gene encoding hydroxyacylglutathione hydrolase — MMPFKIHCIDVKNSLQNYIWLLEHTDSKQVVAIDPTESGLVQEYCQQNNLELAQIWLTHWHKDHIGGVPELIQGKNIPVYGPREELSKIPFITHPLEHDNQFKFHGLEVSIISVPGHTLGHIVYFIDALDVLFCGDTLFAMGCGRVFEGTFEQMFHSLSRLAALPPRTKVYCTHEYTLSNAQFALHVEPDNLEIQERHEQVERLRMLGECTLPSSIEIELKTNPFLRADSVEEFTRLRTLKDNF, encoded by the coding sequence ATGATGCCTTTTAAAATCCACTGCATAGACGTCAAAAATAGCTTACAGAATTATATCTGGCTGCTGGAACATACCGACTCCAAACAGGTTGTGGCCATTGATCCCACAGAATCTGGACTGGTACAGGAGTATTGCCAGCAAAATAATCTGGAACTGGCACAGATCTGGCTGACACACTGGCACAAGGATCATATTGGCGGTGTACCTGAACTGATTCAGGGTAAAAACATTCCAGTCTACGGCCCGCGTGAAGAGCTAAGCAAAATTCCATTTATTACTCATCCGCTGGAACATGACAATCAGTTCAAGTTTCATGGTTTAGAGGTCAGCATTATCAGCGTACCGGGACACACCTTAGGCCATATTGTGTACTTTATTGATGCCCTGGATGTGCTGTTCTGTGGTGATACCCTGTTTGCCATGGGCTGTGGTCGCGTGTTTGAAGGCACCTTTGAACAGATGTTCCATTCCCTATCTCGTCTGGCCGCCTTGCCACCACGTACCAAAGTATATTGCACGCATGAATACACGTTGTCTAATGCCCAGTTCGCCCTACATGTTGAACCGGACAATCTGGAAATTCAGGAACGGCATGAACAGGTAGAACGCCTAAGAATGCTCGGTGAATGTACCCTGCCAAGCAGCATTGAAATCGAACTGAAAACCAATCCTTTCCTGCGTGCAGACAGTGTGGAAGAGTTTACCCGTTTGCGTACTCTCAAAGATAATTTCTGA
- a CDS encoding flavin reductase family protein: MLNPHLKAVPLEKSYRVLNHGPTVLVSAKDQQDTDVMAAAWACALEFQPAKVTVVLDKSTKTRKIIENSGYFALQVPTLKQLKMVYQLGTISLHDEPNKLEKCGVELFQFEQAEIPVVNGCAAWLLCELIPEPHNQQHHDLFIGKVIAAYADERVFRDGHWYYQEVESKWHSIHHVAGGHFYTIGDPVSVDDIDE, encoded by the coding sequence ATGTTAAATCCACATCTTAAAGCCGTTCCCCTGGAAAAATCCTATCGCGTACTCAACCATGGCCCAACCGTACTGGTTTCTGCAAAAGATCAGCAAGATACCGATGTCATGGCAGCCGCTTGGGCCTGTGCACTGGAGTTTCAACCTGCCAAAGTTACTGTGGTTTTAGATAAAAGTACCAAGACTCGAAAAATTATTGAAAATTCAGGCTATTTTGCACTACAGGTACCCACACTCAAGCAGCTCAAAATGGTATATCAATTAGGCACCATCAGCCTGCATGACGAACCCAATAAACTAGAAAAATGCGGTGTTGAACTGTTCCAGTTTGAACAGGCTGAGATTCCTGTAGTGAATGGTTGTGCTGCTTGGCTGCTCTGCGAGCTAATTCCTGAACCACACAACCAGCAGCATCATGACTTGTTTATAGGCAAAGTCATTGCCGCCTATGCCGATGAACGCGTGTTCCGTGACGGCCACTGGTATTATCAGGAAGTCGAGTCAAAATGGCACAGTATTCACCATGTTGCTGGTGGTCATTTCTATACCATTGGCGATCCAGTTTCAGTGGATGATATAGACGAATAA
- a CDS encoding PhzF family phenazine biosynthesis protein, with protein MKMYQVDAFTTDLFKGNPAAVIVQNEWLDESLMQNIALENNLSETAFVKILDAENYEIRWFTPTKEVDFCGHATLASSFVLFQDYTEHKTIRFHVKNLGIFTVSQDEDGRIRMNFPVRRPVLVDEYPAVLRAALTKTFKNVYLNEQAYIIEYESVQDVLDETPDFALLKQVNDRRTTITASEPLLDVALTAGAEQYDCVSRYFAPSNGINEDPVTGSIHTGIVPIWAERLGKQKLIAYQASQRGGVLYCEMKDNERIEVSGYGKLYMQAEILL; from the coding sequence ATGAAAATGTATCAAGTGGATGCCTTCACCACGGATCTGTTCAAGGGCAATCCTGCTGCAGTAATTGTGCAGAATGAATGGCTGGATGAAAGTCTGATGCAGAACATTGCGCTGGAAAATAATTTGTCGGAAACCGCCTTTGTCAAAATCCTGGATGCGGAAAACTATGAAATCCGCTGGTTTACCCCGACCAAGGAAGTGGATTTCTGTGGACATGCAACGTTGGCGAGCAGCTTTGTGCTATTTCAGGATTATACCGAACACAAAACTATTCGCTTTCATGTAAAAAACTTGGGTATTTTTACAGTTAGTCAGGATGAAGATGGTCGCATTCGTATGAATTTTCCGGTACGTCGTCCAGTGTTGGTGGATGAATATCCAGCAGTATTGCGTGCTGCACTCACCAAGACCTTTAAGAATGTTTACCTGAATGAGCAGGCTTATATTATTGAGTATGAGTCGGTGCAGGATGTGCTGGATGAAACCCCGGATTTTGCCTTGCTGAAACAGGTGAATGACCGTCGCACTACAATTACGGCATCTGAACCATTGCTGGATGTGGCCTTGACCGCAGGTGCAGAACAATATGACTGTGTGTCGCGTTATTTCGCCCCTAGTAATGGAATTAATGAAGATCCAGTGACCGGTTCGATTCATACCGGGATTGTTCCTATCTGGGCAGAACGATTAGGCAAGCAGAAATTAATTGCTTATCAGGCATCACAGCGTGGCGGGGTACTATATTGTGAAATGAAAGACAATGAGCGGATTGAAGTTTCAGGCTATGGCAAGTTATATATGCAGGCTGAGATACTGCTTTAA
- a CDS encoding pitrilysin family protein has product MSLRFKKLTLSMFLMGAATLSFAQPVLVKTEQNIEEYKLDNGLRIVLAPNEKENKTFMNTVYFTGSLNDPQGKGGLAHLLEHLAFKGTENIKGDEFQRRLDQYTLSSNASTDYYSTKYTNLIRPENTALAAVIQLEAERMDKLVLQEKYVPTEIDIVKREREIRLDQPFSVLMDQIFKSAYGNQHLGRLPIGDLNELQSINMQELNQFYRTWYAPNNAYMVFSGKFDKKQVLKYIDQHFSPIKARPVPKQPEVPELQPEQIKQREFTVAKGSNYAKYNIYLNRAETAKQTALSVTPTLYTLQPSGHLYQGIVEQGIATAVQSTTWLDKDMNMVFMGAVYAPNHDVQKVEQALHTGVEQSKDFNETELNRVKNMTRNAADNIKNNAAALGSRLSDYIVTYSGDWSKYFKDLNDIQQLSVTDANKIYKDFFKAEYRIQGNIIPTPEEQKKAQQLQEVAENKPTLDQQTVSEEPLKDISVYQAEVKQYVKKSKKLLNSKEKQIQRGKLNNGIQYALFPTQTRDDKVYSTIALDFGTAETLKHKGELLDLMAYLIMRASKTQSLQQISDKTIEVGGSANVSATGNGLNISISAKKEHFEEYFKYILDVLKNPTFEQTQFDLIKSQSLSSLERPYTEPDTVTGLTFARLVERYEPGDLRYHFEPELAKQQYQTATREQVQELYQRFFKTHRARVAVTGDFKPKTMQALIQQEFADWNTAEPFEHLTSTYIEYPAQKVHALSEQREFGSYLASISMPVGADHPDVPALLVLRHIIGDSQLSSRLAQELREKNALVYGFSASVDFSEWNDVGALSFGANYTAGRSAQVSESIQKVIRELQSKGVTDQEVEAAKASLLKKRVNVLEDDRRIHSMLVSQLERDRDLNYRQKRDKALAALTKADIDAVIQKYLKTYLLVEVMSDQYGQPVNPPTLTKK; this is encoded by the coding sequence ATGTCATTACGCTTTAAAAAATTAACACTTTCCATGTTTTTAATGGGCGCTGCAACGCTCAGTTTTGCTCAGCCAGTTTTGGTGAAAACGGAACAAAATATTGAAGAATATAAACTGGATAATGGTTTAAGAATCGTCCTTGCACCGAATGAAAAAGAAAATAAAACCTTCATGAATACGGTGTATTTTACCGGTTCATTAAACGACCCGCAGGGCAAGGGCGGTCTGGCGCATCTGCTGGAACATCTGGCATTTAAGGGCACCGAAAATATCAAAGGGGATGAATTCCAGCGCCGCCTGGATCAGTACACGCTTTCTTCGAATGCCAGCACGGATTATTACTCGACTAAATATACCAATTTGATCCGTCCAGAAAACACAGCCCTCGCTGCAGTGATCCAGCTGGAAGCTGAGCGAATGGACAAGCTAGTGCTGCAGGAAAAATATGTTCCAACAGAAATTGATATTGTTAAACGTGAACGGGAAATCCGTTTGGATCAGCCATTTTCCGTGCTGATGGACCAGATTTTTAAATCTGCTTATGGCAACCAGCATCTGGGTCGTCTGCCGATTGGTGATTTAAATGAGCTGCAATCGATCAATATGCAGGAGCTGAACCAATTCTACCGAACTTGGTATGCCCCGAATAACGCCTATATGGTGTTTTCCGGCAAGTTCGACAAAAAACAGGTGCTGAAATATATCGACCAGCATTTCAGTCCGATCAAGGCGCGGCCTGTACCGAAACAGCCGGAAGTACCGGAACTACAACCTGAACAAATCAAGCAGCGCGAATTTACTGTGGCGAAGGGCAGTAATTATGCCAAATACAATATCTACCTGAACCGTGCTGAAACCGCAAAACAGACGGCATTATCGGTGACGCCAACCTTATATACTTTACAGCCGAGCGGGCACCTGTATCAGGGCATTGTCGAGCAAGGGATTGCCACTGCGGTACAGTCCACCACCTGGCTGGATAAAGACATGAATATGGTCTTTATGGGTGCGGTCTATGCCCCAAATCATGATGTCCAAAAGGTTGAACAGGCTTTACACACCGGAGTCGAACAGAGCAAGGATTTCAATGAAACCGAGCTGAATCGGGTGAAAAACATGACCCGCAATGCTGCGGACAATATTAAAAATAATGCAGCGGCCTTGGGTTCACGCCTAAGTGATTACATCGTGACCTATAGCGGAGACTGGTCAAAATATTTTAAAGACCTGAATGACATTCAGCAGCTGTCGGTGACAGATGCTAACAAGATCTATAAAGATTTCTTTAAGGCTGAATACCGTATTCAGGGTAATATTATTCCAACCCCGGAAGAGCAGAAAAAAGCACAACAGTTGCAGGAAGTTGCGGAAAACAAACCGACCTTGGACCAGCAGACAGTGAGTGAAGAGCCGCTTAAAGATATTTCGGTGTATCAGGCGGAAGTGAAGCAATATGTTAAGAAATCTAAAAAGCTGCTGAATAGTAAGGAAAAGCAGATTCAGCGCGGTAAGCTGAACAATGGCATTCAATATGCACTGTTCCCAACCCAGACCCGTGATGACAAGGTCTATTCGACCATTGCGCTGGACTTTGGTACCGCTGAAACGCTGAAACATAAGGGCGAACTGCTTGATCTGATGGCCTATCTGATTATGCGTGCATCCAAGACCCAGAGCCTGCAACAGATTTCAGACAAAACCATTGAAGTCGGTGGATCAGCCAATGTTAGTGCAACGGGAAATGGCCTGAATATTTCCATTTCCGCCAAGAAAGAGCATTTCGAGGAATACTTTAAATACATTCTTGATGTGTTAAAGAATCCGACCTTTGAACAGACCCAATTTGACCTGATCAAGTCACAGTCGCTGTCCAGTCTGGAGCGTCCATATACTGAACCGGATACCGTGACAGGCCTGACTTTTGCCCGACTGGTGGAACGTTATGAGCCGGGGGATTTACGTTATCACTTTGAGCCAGAACTGGCCAAACAGCAGTATCAGACAGCCACGCGTGAGCAGGTGCAGGAGCTATATCAGCGTTTCTTTAAGACCCATCGTGCCCGGGTTGCTGTCACTGGCGACTTTAAGCCAAAAACCATGCAGGCATTGATCCAGCAGGAATTTGCAGACTGGAATACAGCTGAACCTTTTGAACATTTAACATCTACCTATATCGAATATCCGGCTCAGAAAGTGCATGCCCTGTCGGAACAACGTGAGTTTGGCAGCTATCTGGCCTCGATCTCCATGCCAGTCGGTGCAGATCATCCGGATGTGCCAGCCTTATTGGTACTGCGACATATTATTGGCGATTCACAATTGTCTTCACGTCTGGCACAGGAACTGCGTGAAAAGAACGCGCTGGTCTATGGTTTTAGTGCCAGTGTAGATTTTTCGGAATGGAATGATGTTGGTGCATTATCTTTTGGTGCCAATTATACGGCTGGACGTTCGGCTCAAGTTTCAGAGTCCATCCAGAAAGTGATTCGTGAACTGCAAAGCAAGGGGGTTACGGATCAGGAAGTGGAAGCAGCAAAAGCCAGTTTGCTGAAAAAACGCGTCAATGTACTGGAAGATGATCGCCGTATTCACAGCATGTTAGTCTCTCAGCTAGAACGTGACCGTGATTTGAACTATCGCCAAAAACGTGACAAGGCGCTGGCAGCATTAACCAAGGCTGATATTGATGCCGTAATTCAGAAATATCTGAAAACGTATTTGCTGGTTGAGGTGATGTCGGATCAATATGGCCAGCCGGTGAATCCGCCGACACTGACCAAAAAATAA
- a CDS encoding DUF3144 domain-containing protein yields MVQKIEATDVTEEEALNAAFFERADEFIKQANEFSRVEKGSQESPSEKRGQVSASMLFATARFNTWVAANNFKDGNEMREAKDQVMSYILQQFQLMLEDNYDEYCDQFENYLRFRRNEEFHANKHKHDHDHDH; encoded by the coding sequence ATGGTTCAAAAGATTGAAGCGACCGATGTAACCGAAGAAGAAGCGTTAAATGCTGCATTCTTTGAACGTGCTGATGAATTTATCAAGCAGGCCAACGAGTTTAGCCGTGTAGAAAAAGGCTCACAGGAAAGCCCGAGCGAAAAACGCGGTCAGGTGAGCGCTTCGATGTTGTTTGCCACTGCCCGTTTTAATACCTGGGTGGCTGCCAATAACTTCAAAGATGGCAATGAAATGCGTGAAGCCAAGGACCAGGTCATGTCCTATATTCTTCAGCAGTTCCAATTAATGCTGGAAGACAACTATGACGAATATTGTGATCAGTTTGAGAACTATCTACGTTTCCGTCGCAACGAAGAGTTCCATGCCAACAAGCACAAACATGATCACGACCACGATCATTAA